Genomic DNA from Sphingomonas hankookensis:
GCCGGCTCGACGCTCAGCTATGCCACCGGCCCCAATGCCGGCCGCGTGATCGCCAATCCGGCGACGCTCAACGGCAACGGCCTGCTCGCGCAGATCGTGGTGTTCGACACCAAGCTCAACAGCCTCGACAACATCACCAACGATTTCCGCCTGAGCCACGACATTGCGCTGGGTGGCGGGACGCTCGGCCTCACCGCCGGCTTCTACAAGTCGCGCCAGACGATCGACACCGACTGGCTGTGGACGTCGTTGCTGTCCGACGTGGTCGGCGGGGGCAATGCTGCGCTGGTCAACGTCCGCAACGCGGTCGGCACCTCGATCACGCAGAACGGCGTGTTCGGCTATGCCGCCAGCTATTTCGGCGGATGCTGCCGTCGCAGCTACGACCTGAACTACGACACCAACGCCCCCTTCGCCTCGCTCAACTGGTCGGGCGGCGCGCTGACGCTCGACGGGTCGGTCCGCTATGACTTCGGATCGGCCAAGGGCACCGTGGCCGGCGCCGATCTGGGCGGCGGGCGCGTCGGCATCACCACCCGCGACATCAACCGCGACGGCGTGATCGCGGACGCCGAACGCCGCGTCGCGATCATCCCGCTGGGCAGCCCGGCGCCGGTCGATTACGACTTCAACTACTGGTCCTATTCGCTCGGCGCCAACTATCGCCTCAGCCCCGACCTCGCGCTGTTCGGCCGCTACAGCCGTGGCGGGCGCGCCAATGCCGACCGCCTCCTGTTCGGACCCGCCGTCAGCACCACCACCGGCGGCCTGCTCAACGCCGACGCGGCGGTCGATATCGTCCGCCAGGCCGAGGCCGGCATGAAGTACCGCGCGAACGGCATTGCCTTCTACGCCACCGGCTTCTGGGCACGGACCGAGGAGCAGAATTTCGAGGCGACGACCCAGCGCTTCTTCGACCGCAACTACCGTGCCTATGGCATCGAGCTGGAGGGCAGCATCAAGCGCGGTCCGTTCAGCCTGAATGCCGGCGGCACGTGGACCGATGCGAAGATCGTCAGCGACGCGGTCAACCCCGGCACGGTCGGCAACCGCCCGCGCCGCCAGGCGGAGTTCGTCTTCTCGGCCACGCCGCAGATCGACGTCGACCGGTTCACGCTCGGTGCCAACGTCATCGGCACCACGTCGAGCTATGCGCAGGACAGCAACCAGCTGAAGCTGCCGGGCTATACGCAGGTCAACGCCTTCGTGCAGTTCCGCCCGGCGGAGCAGGTCCAGTTCTCGGTCAACGCGAACAACCTGTTCGACACGATCGGCCTGACCGAAGCGGAAGAAGGCGCGATCCCGGCCAACGGCATCGTCCGCGCCCGTTCGATCAACGGCCGCACCATCTCGGCGACCGCGCGCTTCAGCTTCTGACCTCCCTGAAACTGACGCCGGTGCCGAGATCCGTGGCACCGGCGTTTTTTTGTGTTTCAACGCTATCGTCACCCCGGCCTTGAGCCGGGGTCCCGCTTCTTCTTCTAGCGTGGGAAAGAAGCGGAACCCCGGATCAAGTCCGGGGTGACGAGTGGACTGGCTTAAAACCGCGCCCCTAGCTCCACGCCATAGAAACGCGGCTCGCCCCGGATATAGGTCGGCACACCGAAGCCGCCGCCGGTATTGCCCGCGTCGATCAGGTAGCGCTCGTTCGTCAGGTTGCGCGCAAAGCCGCCAATGGTGAACCGCTCGCCCAGCTCCACGCCGGCGCGCAGGTTGAACAGCGTGTAGCCCGGCGTCGAGATGGCCTCGCGGTTCGGCAGTTCGAAGAACACCTTCGACCGGTAGGTCATGTTCGGCACGGCATAGAAGGTCGCCGACCCGATCGGCACCCGCAGGTTCGCCCCGGCCGAAGCGGTCATGTCCGGCTGCAAGCGGAAGCGATTGCCCGCGAACACGCCGTTGGTGGCATCGTCGCCGATCCCGCCATCGAGATAGGCGAAGGTGCCGAACAGCGACAGCATCTGCCCAAGGCGCAGATTGCCCTCCAGCTCGACGCCCAGATTGTCCGCCTTGCCCGCAGAGCGCGTCGTGGTCACGCCGTTCTCGGTCACCGACACCTGGAACCCGTCATAGCGCTGGTAGAACACCGACGCCGCACCGCTGAACGGTCCGACGCGGCCCTTGATGCCGCCTTCGTAGTTCCACACCAGTTCCTCGGGCACGATCTGGAGCGCGGGGATCACGCCCGCCGTCGCGCTGCTGCCGGTGCGCGCCGCGGCCAGCTGTACTACCGGCGAGCGGCGGCCCTTGCTGACGGTGGCGTAGAGGTTGACCGCATCGGACAGGCGGAACAGCGCGTTGAAGCGCGGCAGCACGGCGGCGAAGCTGCGCTCCGCCTCGAACTTCGCGCCGTTCGTATTGGCGGTGCCGAGCAGGCTGGTGAACACCCCGGCGCCTGCCAGCAGCCGCGAGAAGGGTTGGACCGAGCTATAGCCCGACTGCCGATCCTCGATCAGCACCCGCGCGCCGGCGGTCAGTTCGAGCGCAGGGACCGGAATCCAGGTCGCATCGGCGAACATCGAATAGGTGTCGTTATTGCCGAAATTGGTGAACTCCGCCGCATAGGGCAGTTCGGTCAGGCTCCCACGCGACAGCACCGCCGTCGCCCGCGCGCCGGGCACCGTGCCATTGGCCGCGACGCAATTTGGACCGGTCGGGATGCCGGCTTGGTTCAGGATAGCCCGAATCGGCGCATAGCCGGCGGTCACCGAACAGGCGAGATAGGTGCCTTCCTCGGTCGAGAACGGCACGCGCTGATAGCCGTTTTCGAAGAAGGCGTTCCACCCGAACGACGCCCGTGCCTTCTCACCGGTGAAGTTGAAGCGGCCTTCATGGCTCCACTGGTCGCCCTTCGCATCCTCGGCGAATTCCAGATACCAGGCCGGGCCGCCATCGGCGTCGAACGTCTCGAGGCTGTTGAACCGGCGATAGCCGTTGACCGTGGTGAAGGTGACGCCGCGCCCCAGATCGACCGACACGGTCAGGTTGGCGTCATACACGTCGCGGTCGAGGCCGAGCTTGCGCTTGCCTAGTACCTCCAACGAATAGGGCGACCCCGACAGTTCGGCAGTTCCGTAATCGCCGGTCTGCCCGCCGGTGGGCGCGAAGGCGCGGCTCTTGAACGCGGTGCCCGGATTGCGCTGGCCGTCATAGGTCAGCACGAGGTCGGCGGTGACCGCATCGCTCGGCGTCCAGCGCAGCGATCCGCGCACCCCGCGCTGATCCTGCCCGTTCAGGTCGTCCTGATCGACGCGCCCCTGATTCTGGTTGGGCACGTTCGCATCGCCCGCGATGTTGCGGACATAGCCGTCGCGATATTTGTACGCGAAGGCAACGCGCGCGGCGAGCGTGTCATTGCCGGCATTGACCATGCCCGACACCTGCGTCCGGTTGAAATTGCCATAGGAGGCGGCAAGGTCGGCGGCGAAGCCGGACTTGGGTTTCGCCGACAGGATCGACACCGCACCGACCGCGGCCGCCGTGCCGAACAATGTCGCCTGCGGCCCCTTCACCGCCTCGATCCGCTCGAGGTCGAACAGGTCCTGATACGCCCCGCGCGACCGGCTGATGTCGACGCCGTTATAATAGAAGGTGACCCGCGCGCCCTGCTGCGCCGATCCCGAATCCGACGTGATCCCGCGAATGACGAAACCCGGATTGTTCGCGCTCTGCTCCTGCACGACCAGCCCCGGAATATATTGCGCGACATCGGCCAGCGTCGACACGCCGAGGTCCGCCATCTTCTGCCCCGTCACTGCCGTCACGGTCACCGGCACGTCCTCGATCCGCTGCTCGACCTTCTGCGCGGTGACGACGATCTCGTCCGCATCATCCCCCTGCGGCTGGACATTGGCCTGGGCGAAGGCGGTGGTCGAACAACCGATCGCGAGCAGGGCGACGGTCGAACGCAGACACGATTTCATGCAATATCCCCTTATTGACGGCGCGCCTCTAGGGGGGCGGCATGACAGGTCGATGACGTCACGGACCTGTCGCATAGGCTGCATAGGAAGCCGGCCATATCGTTTCGACAAAGGCCCTGCCCCATGACCCTGAACCGCCGCGACGCCCTCCGCCTGATGGGCAGCAGCGCCGCGCTGACCCTGCCGAGCATCGCCCATGCCGCCGCGTCCGCGACGTTCGTGCATGGCGTCGCCAGCGGCGATCCGGCGGCGGACGGTGCGATCCTGTGGACCCGCGCGACGCCGGCGGCGGCGGATAGCGGCGACATCGCACTCGACTGGCATGTCGCCGCGAGCAGCGACGGTCCGGCGCTTACCTCCGGCCGCACGACCGCGCGGGCGGCGCGCGACTTCACTGCCAAGGTGCAGGCGACCGGCCTGAAACCCGGCACCGACTATTGGTACTGGTTCACCGCGCCCGACGGCGCCGCCTCGCCCAAGGGCCGCTTCCGCACCCTGCCGCGCGGCGCCACGCCGCAGATCGCGCTCGCGGTGGTGTCGTGCCAGCTCTATCCCGGCGGATATTGGCACGCCTATACCGCGATCGCCGCCGAACCGCGCGTCGACGCGGTGCTGCATCTGGGCGATTACATCTATGAATATGGCGCGGAGGGCTATGGTGCCGACATCGGCCGCAAGCTCGACCGGCTGCCCGAACCGGCCCATGAGATCGTGACGCTCGCCGACTACCGCACCCGTCACGCGCAGGTGAAGCGCGACCCGGCGATGCAGGCGGCGCACGCCCGCGCCGCCTTCATCTGCGTGTGGGACGATCACGAAAGCGCCAACGACGCCTGGGTCGGCGGCGCGGAGAACCATACCCCCTCTACCGAAGGCGACTGGGCGGCGCGCAAGGCGGCGGCGATGCAGGCCTATTTCGAATGGATGCCGATTCGCGATCCCAAGCCCGGCCAGCCCTGGGCCGCGATCAACCGCAGCTTCGATTTCGGCGACCTGACGACCCTCGTCATGGTCGAAACCCGCCTGCTCGCCCGCTCGGAACAGGCCGCGCCCAAGGGCGCCGGCATCGAACCCGAAGATTATGCCGCGATGATGGCGGTCCGCGCCCGCCCGGATCGCGAACTGCTGGGACGCGGCCAACAGGATTGGGTCGAACGCGAACTGGCCCGCTCGGTGCGGGACAAGCGCCCGTGGCAGCTGCTCGGCAACCAAGTGGTGATGGCCAAGGTGCCCGGTCCCGACCTCATCAAGGAGCTGGGGGCGGAGGGCTATGCCGCGATGCTCAACCGCCTGCCCGCCGCCTATGCCCCGCGCATCGCCGCCGCGCAGCGCAGCTATCGCGCCGGCCTGCCGTTCAATTTCGACAGCTGGGACGGCTATCCCCCGGCCCGCGAACGGCTCTACGCCGCGTTCCGCCGCGCGAAGTCGCGGCCGATCGTCCTGTCGGGCGACAGCCATGCCGGCTGGGCCAACGACCTGCACGACGATAGCGGACGGCTGGTCGCCAACGAATTCGGCGCGACCGCGATTTCCAGCCCGTCCTATGGCTCGCTGCTGCCGGGCCTCGGCAAGGTGATCGAAAAGGGGGCGCCGGAGGTCCGCTACTGCGATCAGGACCGCAAGGGCTATCTGCTGCTCACTCTGACGCCGACCCATGCCGACGCGCAGTTCCGTACCGTGTCGAGCGTCACGACGCCGGAATTCGTGACGGAGACGACGGCAAGGTGGCGGGTGGCAGCGGGGAAGCCCGCGCCGATGGTGGCGGTGTAGCGCCGACCCAGCCAAGCCACCGTACCCCCGCGCAGGCGGGGGTTCAGGGCCACAGACGCAAACGTTCGCGGCTCTGGATCCCCGCCTGCGCGGGGATACGGCAGGTGGCCCGCGTTGCACCCGCCCCGCGCCACCCTACATCAGGCGAAGTGCGCGACCTCCCCGCCCCCCTTGCCGACTGGTTCGCCGCACGCGGCTGGTCCCCGCGCCGCCACCAGCGCGACATGCTCGACGTCGCCCGCGCCGGCCGCCACGCGCTGCTCGTCGCCGCGACCGGTGCCGGCAAGACGCTCGCCGGCTTCTTGCCGACGCTCACCGACCTGATCGAGCGCCCGAGCGAAGGCCTCCACACCCTCTACATCTCGCCGCTGAAGGCGCTGGCGGTCGACGTGCAGCGCAACCTGCTGACCCCGATCGCCGAGATGGACCTCCCCATCCGCGTCGAGACGCGCACCGGCGATACCCCGTCCGACCGCAAGGCGCGCCAGCGCAGCAAACCGCCACATATCCTGCTGACCACGCCCGAATCGCTCAGCCTGTTGCTGTCCTATCCCGATGCCGACCGATTGTTCGCGTCGCTGCGCACGATCGTCATCGACGAAGTGCATGCCTTCGCCACCGACAAGCGCGGCGACCTGCTGGCGCTGTGCCTCACCCGCCTGCAACGCCATGCTCCGACCCTGCGTCGCGTCGCGCTGTCGGCGACGGTCGCTGACCCGGACGGCTATCGCGCATGGCTTGCCCCCCATGGCGATATCGATGCGGTGACGCTGGTGCAGGGGGAGCCGGGCGCCGACCCTGACATTCGCATCCTGTTGCCGCAGGACCGCATCCCCTGGTCGGGCCATTCCGGCCGCTATGCTGCGCAACAGGTGATGCGCGAAATCGAGCGCCACCGTACCACCATCGTCTTCTGCAACACCCGCAGCCTCGCCGAACTGATCTTCCAGGATTTGTGGCTGGCGAACGACGCGCAGCTGCCGATCGGCGTCCATCACGGCAGCCTCGACCGCGAGGCGCGACGCAAGGTCGAGGCGGCGATGGCCGACGGCCGCCTGCGCGCGCTGGTCGCCACCGCCAGCCTCGACCTCGGCGTCGACTGGGGCGATGTCGATTGCGTGATCCAGATGGGCGCGCCCAAGGGGTCGTCGCGCCTGCTCCAGCGCATCGGCCGCGCCAACCACCGGCTCGACGAGGTGTCGAAGGCGCTGCTGGTGCCCGGCAACCGCTTCGAATTTCTGGAGGCGCAGGCGGCACTGGATGCAGTCGAGGCCGGCGAACTTGACCACGAAATCTTCCGCCCCGGCGCGTTGGACGTCCTCGCCCAGCATCTGATGGGCTGCGCCTGCGCCGAACCCTTCGCCGCCGCCGACATGCTGGCGGAGGTGCAGGGCGCGCTCCCCTATTCGGCGCTCGACGCCGACACGTTCGACCGCGTGCTGCACTATATCGCCGAGGGCGGCTATGCGCTCAAAGCCTATGACCGGTTCAAACGGCTGCGGCTGGGCAGCGACGGGCTATGGACCGTCACCAAGCCCGCCTTCATCGCGCAGCATCGCCTCAACGCTGGGATCATCGTCGACGCCCCGACGCTCGACGTGCGGTTCAAGAACGGCCGGCGGCTCGGCACGGTCGAGGAATATTTCGCCTCCACCCTGTCGCCGGGCGACACCTTCTTCTTCGCCGGCATGAGCCTGGAAGTGGAGAAGATCGAGCTGACCGACCTCGTCGTCCGCGCCAGCAGCAAGCCCGCGCGCATCCCCAAATATGGCGGCACGCGCATGGCGCTGTCGACCAACCTCGCCGACCGCGTGCGCGGCTTCCTCGCCGATCCATCGGAATGGTCGCGCTTTCCGGACGATGTGCGCGAATGGCTGGAAATCCAGTCGCGCCGCTCGGTCCTGCCGCGTCCGGGCGAATTGCTGGTCGAAACCTTCCCGCATGACGGGCGGCACTATATGGTCGCCTACAGCTTCGAAGGATGGAATGCGCACCAGTCGCTCGGCATGCTGATCACCCGGCGGATGGAGGCGATGGGGCTGAACCCGATCGGTTTCGTCTCGAACGACTATGCGCTGGCCTGCTATTGCCTCGAACCGATCACCGACCCCGCCGCGCTGTTTTCGCCCGACATTCTCGAACATGAATTCGTCGACTGGGTACAGGGGTCGGCGCTGCTCAAACGCGCGTTCCGCGAGGTCGCGGTGATCGGTGGCCTCGTCGAGCGCCAGCATCCGGGCAAGCGCAAGACCGGCAAGCAGGTCACCTTCTCGACCGACCTGATCTACGACGTGTTGCGCAAATACGAACCCGGCCACCTGCTGCTGCAGGCAGCATGGGAGGACGCCCGCGCACGGATGACCGATGTCGGGCGGCTGGCCAAACTGCTGGAGACGGCACAGGCGCGCATTCGGCATGTGACGCTCGACCGGGTCAGCCCGCTTGCCGTTCCGGTGCTGGTGCTGATCGGGCGCGAGCGCGTGACGCAGGGATCGGCCGACGACGCGCTGCTCGTCGAGGCGGAGGCGCTGGCGGCGGAGGCGATGGCGCTGGATTAGTGGTTCCTGGTTCGCAGTTACCTCTGCCCCAGCGTCCTGTCCGCCCCTGACACTTACCCGCCCGTTTGCTTCGAGCGCAGGTTCGAGCCTGTCGAGAACCGAAGTCGAGAAGGGGTTGCCCCGAACACAGGGTTCTCGACGGACGCTTCTCGACAAGCTCGAAGCTGCTCGAACCGAGCGGATTGGGGGCCAGGATAGCAACCCTCACCCCCGCCGTACGCCGGCGAAGGCCGGGGTCCAGTTGGGATACGTCCGCGACTCCATCGCTACCGCACCGAAGCTGGACCCCGGCCTCCGCCGGGGTACG
This window encodes:
- a CDS encoding TonB-dependent receptor domain-containing protein; its protein translation is MKAFHILLASTALALPLPVLAQTADVPATDTAQPADDTAPADDADIIVTGVARGQNRLDSSVSVSSLGQEALQTNAPRSVAELFRNIPGVRSESSGGEGNANIAVRGLPVASGGSKFLQLQEDGLPILEYGDITFGNADIFLRADLNVARVEAIRGGSASTFASNSPGGVINMISDTGEREGGVIQGATGIDYRDFRTDFSYSKHLSDTLRVHVGGFYRFGEGPREAGYDANRGGQIKLNVTKEFTGGYVRLYGKYLDDRAIAYLPNPIRVSGTNDDPKYSEIAGFSINRDTLHSPNITRNLTLDGNNNPVVNDIRDGQHPLVKAVGFETQFQLAAGWNVTNRFRYSDISGRFISNFPANVDSAATIATALAGAGSTLSYATGPNAGRVIANPATLNGNGLLAQIVVFDTKLNSLDNITNDFRLSHDIALGGGTLGLTAGFYKSRQTIDTDWLWTSLLSDVVGGGNAALVNVRNAVGTSITQNGVFGYAASYFGGCCRRSYDLNYDTNAPFASLNWSGGALTLDGSVRYDFGSAKGTVAGADLGGGRVGITTRDINRDGVIADAERRVAIIPLGSPAPVDYDFNYWSYSLGANYRLSPDLALFGRYSRGGRANADRLLFGPAVSTTTGGLLNADAAVDIVRQAEAGMKYRANGIAFYATGFWARTEEQNFEATTQRFFDRNYRAYGIELEGSIKRGPFSLNAGGTWTDAKIVSDAVNPGTVGNRPRRQAEFVFSATPQIDVDRFTLGANVIGTTSSYAQDSNQLKLPGYTQVNAFVQFRPAEQVQFSVNANNLFDTIGLTEAEEGAIPANGIVRARSINGRTISATARFSF
- a CDS encoding TonB-dependent receptor — its product is MKSCLRSTVALLAIGCSTTAFAQANVQPQGDDADEIVVTAQKVEQRIEDVPVTVTAVTGQKMADLGVSTLADVAQYIPGLVVQEQSANNPGFVIRGITSDSGSAQQGARVTFYYNGVDISRSRGAYQDLFDLERIEAVKGPQATLFGTAAAVGAVSILSAKPKSGFAADLAASYGNFNRTQVSGMVNAGNDTLAARVAFAYKYRDGYVRNIAGDANVPNQNQGRVDQDDLNGQDQRGVRGSLRWTPSDAVTADLVLTYDGQRNPGTAFKSRAFAPTGGQTGDYGTAELSGSPYSLEVLGKRKLGLDRDVYDANLTVSVDLGRGVTFTTVNGYRRFNSLETFDADGGPAWYLEFAEDAKGDQWSHEGRFNFTGEKARASFGWNAFFENGYQRVPFSTEEGTYLACSVTAGYAPIRAILNQAGIPTGPNCVAANGTVPGARATAVLSRGSLTELPYAAEFTNFGNNDTYSMFADATWIPVPALELTAGARVLIEDRQSGYSSVQPFSRLLAGAGVFTSLLGTANTNGAKFEAERSFAAVLPRFNALFRLSDAVNLYATVSKGRRSPVVQLAAARTGSSATAGVIPALQIVPEELVWNYEGGIKGRVGPFSGAASVFYQRYDGFQVSVTENGVTTTRSAGKADNLGVELEGNLRLGQMLSLFGTFAYLDGGIGDDATNGVFAGNRFRLQPDMTASAGANLRVPIGSATFYAVPNMTYRSKVFFELPNREAISTPGYTLFNLRAGVELGERFTIGGFARNLTNERYLIDAGNTGGGFGVPTYIRGEPRFYGVELGARF
- a CDS encoding alkaline phosphatase D family protein; this encodes MTLNRRDALRLMGSSAALTLPSIAHAAASATFVHGVASGDPAADGAILWTRATPAAADSGDIALDWHVAASSDGPALTSGRTTARAARDFTAKVQATGLKPGTDYWYWFTAPDGAASPKGRFRTLPRGATPQIALAVVSCQLYPGGYWHAYTAIAAEPRVDAVLHLGDYIYEYGAEGYGADIGRKLDRLPEPAHEIVTLADYRTRHAQVKRDPAMQAAHARAAFICVWDDHESANDAWVGGAENHTPSTEGDWAARKAAAMQAYFEWMPIRDPKPGQPWAAINRSFDFGDLTTLVMVETRLLARSEQAAPKGAGIEPEDYAAMMAVRARPDRELLGRGQQDWVERELARSVRDKRPWQLLGNQVVMAKVPGPDLIKELGAEGYAAMLNRLPAAYAPRIAAAQRSYRAGLPFNFDSWDGYPPARERLYAAFRRAKSRPIVLSGDSHAGWANDLHDDSGRLVANEFGATAISSPSYGSLLPGLGKVIEKGAPEVRYCDQDRKGYLLLTLTPTHADAQFRTVSSVTTPEFVTETTARWRVAAGKPAPMVAV
- a CDS encoding ligase-associated DNA damage response DEXH box helicase; protein product: MRDLPAPLADWFAARGWSPRRHQRDMLDVARAGRHALLVAATGAGKTLAGFLPTLTDLIERPSEGLHTLYISPLKALAVDVQRNLLTPIAEMDLPIRVETRTGDTPSDRKARQRSKPPHILLTTPESLSLLLSYPDADRLFASLRTIVIDEVHAFATDKRGDLLALCLTRLQRHAPTLRRVALSATVADPDGYRAWLAPHGDIDAVTLVQGEPGADPDIRILLPQDRIPWSGHSGRYAAQQVMREIERHRTTIVFCNTRSLAELIFQDLWLANDAQLPIGVHHGSLDREARRKVEAAMADGRLRALVATASLDLGVDWGDVDCVIQMGAPKGSSRLLQRIGRANHRLDEVSKALLVPGNRFEFLEAQAALDAVEAGELDHEIFRPGALDVLAQHLMGCACAEPFAAADMLAEVQGALPYSALDADTFDRVLHYIAEGGYALKAYDRFKRLRLGSDGLWTVTKPAFIAQHRLNAGIIVDAPTLDVRFKNGRRLGTVEEYFASTLSPGDTFFFAGMSLEVEKIELTDLVVRASSKPARIPKYGGTRMALSTNLADRVRGFLADPSEWSRFPDDVREWLEIQSRRSVLPRPGELLVETFPHDGRHYMVAYSFEGWNAHQSLGMLITRRMEAMGLNPIGFVSNDYALACYCLEPITDPAALFSPDILEHEFVDWVQGSALLKRAFREVAVIGGLVERQHPGKRKTGKQVTFSTDLIYDVLRKYEPGHLLLQAAWEDARARMTDVGRLAKLLETAQARIRHVTLDRVSPLAVPVLVLIGRERVTQGSADDALLVEAEALAAEAMALD